From the genome of Nicotiana sylvestris chromosome 2, ASM39365v2, whole genome shotgun sequence, one region includes:
- the LOC104215474 gene encoding BTB/POZ domain-containing protein At1g30440, protein MACMKLGSKTDAFQRKGQAWFCTTGLPSDIVVEVEEMTFHLHKFPLLSRSEVMEKLIAEASEGEDGCVIKLTDIPGGAKTFELVAKFCYGVKLELTAANVVYLRCAGEHLEMTEDYGEGNLISQTEVFLNQVVLRSWKDSLKALQTCDDVLSYAEELKITKRCIDSLAVKACTDPNLFGWPVVEHVGPLQSPGGSILWNGISTGARPKHSSSDWWYDDASSLSLPLYKRLISAMESQGVKQEIIAGSLTYYAKKYLPGLNRRQSSTESSNRLAPVGLGSSLSEEHQKLLLEEIDHLLPMQKGLVPTKFLFGLLKTALILRASPSCISDLEKRIGMQLDQATLEDLLMPNFSYSMETLYNVDCVQRILEYFLAMDQGTGGESPCSIDDEQLMGSPSLTPITMVAKLIDGYLAEVAPDVNLKLPKFQALAAAVPEYARPLDDGLYRAIDIYLKSHPWLGESDREQLCRLMDCQKLSLEACTHAAQNERLPLRIIVQVLFFEQLQLRTSIAGCFLVSDNLDGGSRQLRSGMVGTNEGGGWATAVRENQVLKVGMDSMRVRVSELEKECSNMRQEIEKLGRSKGSSTWGNVSKKFGFKLKSQMCSAQEGSVSNQNKINGKALKDGKTKENHGKHKKNLSIDE, encoded by the exons ATGGCATGTATGAAGTTGGGATCCAAAACAGATGCATTTCAAAGAAAAGGGCAGGCCTG GTTCTGCACAACTGGTCTCCCCAGTGACATTGTTGTTGAAGTTGAGGAAATGACTTTCCATCTTCACAAG TTCCCGTTGCTTTCAAGAAGTGAGGTTATGGAAAAACTGATTGCAGAAGCATCTGAAGGAGAAGATGGCTGTGTTATTAAACTCACTGACATCCCTGGTGGCGCAAAAACATTTGAACTTGTAGCTAAATTTTGTTATGGGGTAAAATTAGAGCTTACGGCAGCAAATGTTGTTTACCTTCGATGTGCCGGTGAGCATCTTGAGATGACTGAAGATTATGGGGAGGGGAATCTGATATCACAGACTGAGGTCTTTCTTAATCAAGTTGTTCTTCGTAGCTGGAAAGACTCTTTGAAGGCACTCCAAACCTGTGATGATGTTCTCTCATATGCTGAAGAACTCAAAATTACAAAGAGATGCATTGATTCTTTGGCTGTGAAGGCGTGTACTGACCCGAACCTGTTTGGTTGGCCTGTCGTGGAGCACGTCGGTCCCTTGCAGAGTCCTGGAGGGAGTATCTTATGGAATGGAATAAGCACCGGAGCTAGACCAAAACATTCAAGTTCTGATTGGTGGTATGACGATGCATCATCTTTAAGTTTACCTCTTTACAAAAGGCTAATTTCTGCTATGGAATCTCAAGGCGTCAAACAGGAAATAATTGCCGGTTCCCTCACTTATTATGCTAAAAAGTATTTGCCTGGGCTAAACAGGCGGCAAAGCTCTACCGAGTCTAGTAACCGTCTTGCACCAGTCGGTTTAGGTTCCTCACTATCTGAAGAACATCAGAAGCTTTTACTTGAAGAGATAGATCATTTACTTCCCATGCAAAAAGGCCTAGTTCCAACTAAGTTCCTCTTTGGCCTACTGAAAACAGCCTTGATTCTTCGAGCCAGTCCCTCTTGCATATCGGACTTGGAGAAAAGGATAGGAATGCAGCTTGATCAGGCCACTCTTGAAGATCTCTTAATGCCTAATTTCTCTTACTCAATGGAGACACTTTACAATGTTGACTGTGTACAGCGGATTCTTGAGTACTTCTTAGCCATGGATCAAGGAACTGGTGGTGAATCACCTTGTTCCATTGATGATGAACAACTAATGGGTTCACCATCTCTGACACCAATCACTATGGTTGCGAAACTAATTGATGGATACCTTGCTGAGGTTGCCCCAGATGTTAACCTGAAGCTTCCCAAGTTTCAGGCTTTGGCTGCTGCTGTTCCTGAATATGCAAGGCCCTTGGATGATGGCCTTTATCGTGCAATTGACATTTATCTAAAG TCACATCCATGGTTGGGAGAATCCGATAGAGAACAACTCTGCAGGCTCATGGATTGCCAGAAGCTCTCCTTGGAAGCTTGCACACATGCTGCACAGAATGAAAGACTCCCTTTAAGGATTATAGTACAAGTACTCTTCTTCGAGCAGCTGCAGTTGAGAACCTCCATTGCAGGATGCTTCCTAGTGTCTGACAACCTTGATGGAGGGTCAAGGCAGTTGAGAAGTGGCATGGTGGGAACAAATGAGGGTGGTGGCTGGGCTACCGCTGTGAGAGAAAACCAGGTTCTGAAAGTGGGGATGGATAGCATGAGGGTTCGTGTTTCTGAGCTCGAGAAGGAGTGCTCAAACATGAGGCAGGAGATCGAGAAGCTGGGACGATCAAAGGGATCGAGCACTTGGGGAAATGTCTCCAAGAAGTTCGGGTTCAAGTTAAAGTCTCAAATGTGCAGTGCTCAGGAGGGATCTGTTAGTAACCAGAACAAGATAAATGGTAAGGCTTtaaaggatggcaagactaaaGAAAACCATGGAAAGCACAAGAAAAACTTATCTATAGATGAATAA